A stretch of Longimicrobium terrae DNA encodes these proteins:
- a CDS encoding 3-keto-5-aminohexanoate cleavage protein, which yields MFLKAALNGARSTAYHPRVPITAQQLAADARAAVQAGADAIHLHVRGEDGMETLAGDELARTLAAVRASIPGTPVGVTSRLPIVGSPAERLRLARGWTALPDFVSVNFDEEGSPELAELLLARGVGVEAGLADADAARALLASGLSAHCLRILIEPREEDVDAARATVSAIDGILSGAGAAAPRVVHGVDATAWPLLNYAGGRGWGMRIGFEDTRDLMDGSPAADNAALVLAARALLSSPLCSVRGG from the coding sequence ATGTTCCTGAAAGCGGCGCTGAACGGCGCACGATCCACCGCGTATCACCCGCGCGTGCCCATCACCGCCCAGCAGCTCGCGGCGGACGCGCGCGCCGCGGTGCAGGCCGGCGCGGATGCCATCCACCTGCACGTTCGTGGCGAGGATGGCATGGAAACGCTTGCGGGCGATGAACTTGCCCGTACGCTGGCCGCGGTGCGCGCATCCATCCCCGGAACGCCGGTGGGCGTCACGTCGCGGCTGCCCATCGTCGGCTCGCCGGCGGAGCGGCTGCGGCTGGCGCGTGGGTGGACGGCGCTGCCGGACTTTGTCTCGGTCAATTTTGATGAGGAGGGCTCGCCGGAACTGGCGGAGCTTCTGCTGGCGCGCGGCGTGGGCGTGGAGGCGGGGCTGGCCGATGCGGACGCCGCCCGTGCGCTGCTCGCCAGCGGGCTGTCCGCGCATTGTCTGCGGATTCTGATCGAGCCGCGCGAGGAAGACGTGGACGCCGCACGCGCGACGGTTTCCGCCATCGACGGGATTCTGAGCGGGGCCGGCGCAGCCGCGCCGCGGGTGGTTCACGGCGTAGACGCGACTGCCTGGCCGTTGCTGAACTACGCGGGCGGGCGCGGGTGGGGAATGCGCATCGGGTTCGAGGATACGCGCGATCTGATGGACGGCAGCCCGGCTGCGGATAATGCCGCCTTGGTCCTCGCCGCGCGCGCGCTCCTTTCGTCTCCTCTGTGCTCCGTCCGCGGCGGCTGA
- the gltB gene encoding glutamate synthase large subunit: protein MHTSLYEPRFEHDACGVGFVARVSGHPGHDILRMALGALASLEHRGATSADGSSGDGAGVMTQIPRALLAREAAALGLSLDDTDEIALGMLFADADGLAERALETALAKQGLRAAAWRAVPVDPGALGERARTELPRIVQALVVVDGPDVADLERRLYLARKAFERSGAPGYVCSLSSRTVVYKALSAAHALADFYPDLADPLYQTAVAVYHQRYATNSLPSWNLAQPFRMLAHNGEINTLWSNRAWMDVRQAELPAELHPLLPADGSDSAALDAALELLARNGRGAAHSLSMLVTPAWEETGDELPPEVRAFFHAHAPLLEPWDGPAAVVFCDGGRVGAALDRNGLRPCRYHITDDGLVIAGSEAGAVPLDPHHVVEKGRLGPGQMLLVDVDAGRILRDDEIKHGLARDHAAPRWSAVPLAASEGAPPLGLDALSRMQRAFGITREDLQFILMPMWDAGAEAIWSMGDDTPVPPLSRVPRPVHAFLRQRFAQVTNPPIDPLREKRVMSLRTWLGPRPSLFDEAERTRLFELASPLLDRGTMAALRAQDLVRVAEIDCTFSVRDGLQTRVAALADEAERAVRGGAGLLVMTDRGVGAERPAVPLALAVGAAHHRLVRTGLRTRAGIVAEAGDCWDVHAVAVLIGCGATVVHPWMALECALATGVPGAEGRVIDALETGLRKVMSRMGISTVASYRGGQMFEALGLADEVVDACFRGMPSRIAGVGFGAFGADAAARAVAAFAEDEPDLGDPGRVRFRRGDDAEHHAWSPPAVRALQRASGSARGAGQGTPDRGAWEELQRLATDGAPRQLRDLLDFLPAGPEVPLDEVEPATEIVRRFVSSAMSLGALSPEAHQAITVGMNRLGARSNSGEGGEDPAWYRAGGGDRLDSRVKQVASGRFGVTTQYLARAEELEIKIAQGAKPGEGGQLPGQKVTELIARLRHAQPGVPLISPPPHHDIYSIEDLAQLIHDLKAVNPRAAVGVKLVAQAGVGTVAAGVAKAYAEYIAIAGHAGGTGASPISSIKYTGVPWELGLAEAQQVLVRNGLRGRVRLRVDGGLRTARDVVAAALLGAEEFGFGTAPLVAIGCDMARQCHRDSCPAGIATQSPELRERFRGTPEQVVAFFLHLAEDVRALLGRLGFRRLEDAVGRVDVVRQVRAPAGIDLSRMLAVPKGDELRCTQPRNPRPHARPALDERFTADALAAIRAGNPFRASYRIRNGDLTVGAGLAGALAGDLDLPVPPSIDLAFTGSAGQSFGAFAVHGTRLTLIGEANDYVGKGLCGGELVLRPDGLAARDPSRSVILGNVALYGATAGRLFAAGRAGERFAVRNSGALAVVEGVGDHGCEYMTGGTVVVLGRTGWNFAAGMTGGAAYVLDPRALFADRVNTGTVTLRRPSRAELDRLRAWVREHEELTGSRHAGALLNDWRMVSRTFWRVSPVAAGVPEAAVASADAGAFFR from the coding sequence ATGCATACATCGCTGTACGAGCCGCGGTTTGAGCACGACGCCTGCGGCGTGGGGTTCGTGGCCCGCGTTTCCGGCCACCCGGGGCACGACATTCTGCGCATGGCGCTGGGCGCGCTCGCCTCGCTGGAGCACCGCGGCGCGACCTCCGCGGACGGCAGCAGCGGCGACGGCGCGGGGGTGATGACGCAGATTCCCCGCGCGCTCCTGGCCCGCGAGGCGGCGGCGCTCGGGCTTTCCCTTGACGACACGGACGAGATCGCGCTTGGGATGCTGTTCGCCGACGCGGACGGGCTCGCGGAACGGGCGCTGGAGACCGCGCTCGCCAAGCAGGGGCTGCGCGCCGCCGCGTGGCGCGCCGTGCCGGTCGATCCCGGCGCGCTGGGGGAACGCGCGCGGACGGAACTGCCGCGCATCGTGCAGGCGCTGGTCGTGGTGGATGGGCCGGACGTGGCGGATCTGGAGCGGCGGCTGTACCTGGCCCGCAAGGCGTTCGAGCGCTCCGGCGCTCCGGGATACGTCTGCTCGCTTTCGTCGCGGACCGTGGTCTACAAGGCGCTTTCCGCCGCGCACGCGCTCGCCGATTTCTATCCCGATCTCGCCGATCCGCTGTACCAGACGGCCGTCGCCGTCTATCACCAGCGCTACGCCACCAACTCGCTGCCGTCGTGGAACCTGGCGCAGCCTTTCCGCATGCTGGCGCATAACGGTGAAATCAATACGCTGTGGTCCAACCGCGCGTGGATGGACGTACGCCAGGCGGAACTGCCGGCGGAACTGCATCCGCTGCTCCCCGCGGACGGGTCCGACTCCGCCGCGCTGGACGCCGCGCTGGAACTGCTCGCCCGCAATGGCCGCGGCGCGGCGCATTCGCTCAGCATGCTCGTCACTCCCGCGTGGGAGGAGACGGGGGATGAGTTGCCGCCAGAAGTGCGCGCCTTCTTTCACGCCCACGCGCCGCTGCTGGAGCCGTGGGATGGGCCCGCCGCTGTCGTCTTCTGTGATGGCGGACGCGTCGGTGCCGCGCTGGACCGCAACGGCCTGCGCCCCTGCCGCTACCACATCACCGACGACGGGCTGGTGATCGCCGGTTCCGAGGCGGGCGCCGTGCCGCTGGACCCTCACCACGTCGTGGAAAAAGGCCGGCTCGGACCGGGGCAGATGCTCCTGGTGGACGTGGACGCCGGCCGCATTCTGCGCGACGACGAGATCAAGCACGGGCTGGCGCGCGACCACGCCGCCCCGCGCTGGTCCGCCGTTCCGCTGGCGGCTTCGGAGGGTGCGCCGCCGCTCGGGCTGGACGCGCTGAGCCGGATGCAGCGCGCGTTCGGCATCACGCGCGAGGACCTGCAGTTCATCCTGATGCCCATGTGGGACGCGGGCGCCGAGGCGATCTGGTCCATGGGCGACGACACGCCCGTACCGCCGCTCTCGCGCGTGCCCCGCCCCGTGCATGCCTTTCTGCGGCAGCGGTTTGCGCAGGTCACCAATCCGCCCATCGACCCGCTGCGCGAAAAGCGGGTGATGTCGCTGCGCACCTGGCTCGGCCCGCGCCCCTCGCTCTTTGACGAGGCGGAGCGCACGCGCCTGTTCGAGCTCGCCTCGCCCCTTCTGGACCGCGGAACGATGGCGGCGCTGCGTGCGCAGGACCTCGTCCGCGTGGCGGAAATCGACTGCACCTTTTCCGTCCGTGACGGGCTTCAGACGCGCGTCGCCGCCCTCGCGGACGAGGCGGAACGTGCGGTGCGTGGCGGCGCGGGGCTGCTGGTGATGACGGACCGCGGCGTGGGGGCGGAGCGTCCGGCGGTCCCGCTGGCCCTCGCCGTCGGAGCCGCGCACCACCGGCTGGTGCGGACGGGGCTGCGGACGCGCGCCGGCATCGTGGCGGAGGCGGGCGACTGCTGGGACGTGCACGCGGTGGCCGTGCTCATCGGCTGCGGCGCGACGGTGGTGCATCCGTGGATGGCGCTGGAGTGCGCGCTGGCGACGGGCGTCCCCGGTGCGGAGGGGCGGGTGATCGACGCGCTGGAGACCGGGCTGCGCAAGGTGATGTCGCGCATGGGCATATCCACCGTGGCCAGCTACCGCGGCGGGCAGATGTTCGAGGCGCTGGGCCTGGCGGACGAGGTGGTGGACGCGTGCTTCCGCGGGATGCCGTCGCGCATCGCGGGTGTCGGCTTCGGTGCGTTCGGGGCGGATGCGGCGGCGCGCGCGGTGGCGGCTTTCGCGGAGGATGAGCCGGACCTGGGCGATCCCGGCCGCGTCCGCTTTCGCCGCGGCGACGACGCGGAGCACCACGCGTGGAGCCCGCCCGCCGTCCGCGCCCTGCAGCGCGCTTCCGGGAGCGCCCGCGGCGCCGGGCAGGGCACGCCGGACCGCGGCGCGTGGGAGGAACTGCAGCGGCTGGCCACGGACGGCGCGCCGCGTCAGCTTCGCGATCTGCTGGATTTTCTCCCCGCGGGGCCGGAGGTGCCGCTGGACGAGGTGGAGCCCGCGACGGAAATCGTCCGGCGCTTCGTGAGCAGCGCCATGTCGCTGGGCGCGCTTTCCCCGGAGGCGCACCAGGCCATCACCGTGGGGATGAACCGCCTGGGCGCGCGCTCCAACTCCGGCGAGGGCGGCGAAGATCCGGCGTGGTACCGCGCCGGGGGCGGCGACCGGCTGGACAGCCGCGTAAAGCAGGTAGCGTCGGGCCGCTTCGGGGTGACGACGCAGTACCTGGCCCGCGCGGAGGAGCTGGAAATCAAGATCGCGCAGGGCGCCAAGCCGGGCGAAGGCGGGCAGCTTCCCGGGCAGAAGGTGACGGAGCTGATCGCGCGCCTGCGCCACGCGCAGCCCGGCGTGCCGCTCATCAGCCCGCCGCCGCACCACGACATCTACAGCATCGAGGACTTGGCGCAGCTCATTCACGATCTCAAGGCCGTCAACCCGCGCGCGGCGGTGGGCGTCAAGCTCGTCGCGCAGGCGGGTGTGGGCACGGTGGCGGCCGGGGTGGCCAAAGCGTACGCGGAGTACATCGCCATCGCGGGGCACGCGGGGGGCACGGGTGCGTCGCCCATCAGCAGCATCAAGTACACGGGCGTGCCGTGGGAGCTGGGGCTGGCGGAGGCGCAGCAGGTTCTGGTGCGCAACGGATTGCGCGGCCGTGTCCGCCTGCGTGTGGACGGCGGGCTGCGCACGGCGCGCGACGTGGTGGCGGCCGCGCTGCTGGGCGCGGAGGAGTTCGGGTTCGGCACGGCGCCGCTGGTGGCCATCGGGTGCGACATGGCGCGGCAGTGCCACCGGGACAGCTGCCCGGCGGGAATCGCCACGCAGTCGCCGGAGCTGCGGGAGCGCTTTCGGGGGACGCCGGAGCAGGTGGTCGCCTTCTTCCTTCACTTGGCGGAAGACGTGCGGGCGCTGCTGGGACGGCTCGGTTTCCGCCGCCTGGAGGACGCGGTGGGGCGGGTGGACGTGGTGCGGCAGGTGCGCGCGCCGGCGGGAATCGATCTGTCGCGCATGCTCGCCGTCCCCAAGGGGGATGAGCTCCGCTGCACGCAGCCCCGCAACCCGCGGCCGCATGCGCGTCCCGCGCTGGACGAGCGCTTCACGGCGGACGCGCTCGCGGCGATCCGCGCGGGCAATCCGTTTCGCGCCTCGTACCGCATCCGCAACGGCGACCTGACGGTAGGCGCCGGGCTGGCTGGCGCGCTGGCGGGCGACCTGGACCTGCCGGTGCCGCCGTCCATCGACCTGGCGTTCACGGGATCGGCGGGACAGTCGTTTGGCGCCTTTGCCGTGCACGGAACGCGGCTCACGCTCATCGGCGAAGCGAACGACTATGTCGGCAAGGGGCTGTGCGGGGGCGAACTGGTGCTGCGCCCGGACGGGCTGGCCGCGCGGGATCCGTCGCGCAGCGTCATCCTGGGCAACGTGGCGCTGTACGGGGCCACGGCGGGGCGGCTGTTCGCGGCGGGGCGGGCGGGGGAGCGCTTCGCGGTGCGCAACTCCGGCGCGCTGGCCGTGGTGGAGGGGGTGGGCGACCACGGCTGCGAGTACATGACGGGCGGCACCGTCGTGGTCCTGGGCCGCACGGGGTGGAACTTCGCGGCGGGGATGACGGGCGGCGCGGCGTACGTGCTGGACCCGCGCGCCCTGTTCGCCGACCGCGTGAACACCGGCACCGTGACGCTGCGGCGGCCGTCGCGCGCGGAGCTGGACCGGCTGCGTGCCTGGGTGCGCGAGCACGAGGAGCTGACCGGAAGCCGCCACGCCGGCGCACTGTTGAATGACTGGCGGATGGTCTCGCGCACGTTCTGGCGCGTGTCGCCGGTGGCGGCGGGCGTGCCGGAGGCCGCGGTGGCCAGCGCGGACGCGGGTGCGTTCTTCCGCTGA
- a CDS encoding ammonium transporter — MILQVDAAAPGAISAGDTAWLLVSTALVLLMTPALGFFYGGLVRSKNMLNTLMMSFASLGVVTVAWAAVGFSLAFAPGNEWIGGLGHAFLMGVGVEGGAWGPTPHLLYAAYQGSFAIITAALISGAVVERMRFGPYLSFIFLWSIAVYAPVARWVWGGGWLGTLGALDFAGGTVVHINAAVAAVVAALVVGSRRDYGRAALLPHNVSFVLLGTGLLWFGWFGFNGGSALAANGTAALAFVNTLLAPAATLVCWMLLDAFRERKITAVGAATGIVVGLVGITPAAGFVSPASAMALGALVAFPSYFAILHRPRTRLDDSLDVFAAHGLGGITGALLVGVFAQKAWGGKEGLLFGNPGQLWTQVVAVVASAAYSALATWILLKLIGLVTPLRRPDHEEARGMDLMQHGEEAYSRGEGAVLVQPR; from the coding sequence ATGATTCTTCAGGTGGACGCGGCCGCGCCGGGAGCCATCAGCGCCGGCGACACCGCGTGGCTGCTGGTGTCGACGGCGCTGGTGCTGCTGATGACGCCGGCGCTGGGGTTCTTTTACGGCGGGCTGGTGCGCAGCAAGAACATGCTCAACACGCTGATGATGAGCTTCGCCTCGCTGGGCGTGGTGACGGTGGCGTGGGCGGCGGTCGGCTTTTCCCTCGCGTTCGCGCCGGGAAATGAGTGGATCGGTGGGCTGGGGCACGCGTTCCTGATGGGCGTGGGCGTGGAGGGCGGCGCGTGGGGGCCCACGCCGCACCTGCTGTACGCGGCGTACCAGGGAAGCTTCGCCATCATCACCGCGGCGCTCATTTCCGGCGCGGTGGTGGAGCGGATGCGCTTTGGCCCCTACCTGTCGTTCATCTTTCTGTGGAGCATCGCCGTGTACGCACCCGTGGCGCGATGGGTGTGGGGCGGCGGCTGGCTGGGGACGCTGGGCGCGCTGGACTTCGCGGGAGGAACGGTGGTGCACATCAACGCGGCGGTCGCCGCCGTGGTGGCGGCACTGGTGGTGGGAAGCCGGCGCGACTACGGCCGCGCGGCGCTGCTGCCGCACAACGTGAGCTTCGTGCTGCTGGGGACGGGGCTGCTGTGGTTCGGCTGGTTCGGCTTCAACGGCGGGAGCGCGCTGGCGGCAAACGGCACGGCCGCGCTCGCCTTCGTCAACACGCTGCTGGCGCCGGCGGCCACGCTGGTGTGCTGGATGCTGCTGGACGCGTTCCGCGAGCGGAAGATCACCGCCGTCGGCGCCGCGACGGGGATTGTGGTGGGCCTCGTGGGCATCACGCCCGCGGCGGGATTCGTGAGTCCGGCGAGCGCGATGGCCCTGGGCGCGCTCGTCGCTTTTCCCAGCTACTTCGCCATCCTGCACCGCCCGCGCACCCGGCTTGACGACTCGCTGGACGTGTTCGCCGCGCACGGGCTGGGCGGAATTACCGGCGCGCTGCTGGTGGGCGTGTTTGCGCAGAAGGCGTGGGGCGGCAAGGAAGGGCTGCTCTTTGGCAACCCGGGCCAGCTGTGGACGCAGGTGGTGGCCGTGGTGGCGTCGGCCGCGTACAGCGCGCTGGCGACGTGGATTCTGCTCAAGCTGATCGGGCTGGTGACGCCGCTGCGCCGTCCGGACCACGAGGAGGCGCGCGGGATGGACCTGATGCAGCACGGAGAAGAGGCGTACAGCCGCGGCGAGGGCGCCGTGCTGGTGCAGCCGCGATGA
- a CDS encoding P-II family nitrogen regulator, with amino-acid sequence MKLIIAIIRSERLSEVLEALYRADVRGLTVSPVRGHGGEVEQVETYRGTRVKVDLQDKMRLEIGVSEPFVEATVHAILESARTGQVGDGKVFVLPVEAVYRIRTGERDEAAVTPQPLDGHL; translated from the coding sequence ATGAAGCTGATCATCGCCATCATCCGCTCCGAGCGGCTGAGCGAGGTGCTGGAGGCGCTGTATCGCGCGGACGTGCGCGGACTTACCGTTTCGCCCGTGCGCGGCCACGGCGGCGAGGTGGAGCAGGTGGAGACGTATCGCGGAACGCGCGTGAAGGTGGATCTGCAGGACAAGATGCGGCTGGAGATCGGCGTGTCCGAGCCGTTCGTGGAGGCGACCGTGCACGCGATTCTGGAGAGCGCGCGCACGGGGCAGGTGGGGGATGGAAAGGTGTTCGTGCTGCCGGTGGAAGCCGTGTACCGCATCCGCACCGGCGAGCGCGACGAGGCCGCCGTCACGCCGCAGCCGTTGGACGGGCACCTCTGA
- a CDS encoding type II toxin-antitoxin system RelE/ParE family toxin — translation MARGRRSSSRRGVKRLVLLRPEAEDDVAAAFVWYERQLPGLGRRFLEALVEALTAVGDNPELYPEQYRRARRVLLRRFPYAIFYVTEPAFIDVVACNHMRRSPRRWRRRL, via the coding sequence GTGGCAAGAGGTCGTCGCTCGTCTTCTCGCCGCGGAGTGAAACGGCTGGTGCTCCTCCGGCCCGAGGCGGAGGACGACGTAGCTGCCGCGTTCGTCTGGTACGAGCGGCAACTTCCCGGTCTTGGACGGCGGTTTCTAGAAGCGCTGGTAGAAGCGCTGACTGCGGTAGGGGACAACCCGGAACTGTATCCGGAGCAGTACCGGCGGGCTCGCCGGGTGCTGCTCCGACGATTCCCGTACGCGATCTTTTACGTGACGGAACCAGCGTTCATCGATGTTGTAGCCTGTAATCACATGCGACGGAGCCCTCGCCGCTGGAGAAGGCGGTTGTAG
- a CDS encoding addiction module protein, whose translation MNKFPGILELSMAERIQLVEEIWDSIAADADNLSLTGEQREELDRRLDAQAANPGVGRPWQEVVARLLAAE comes from the coding sequence ATGAACAAGTTTCCTGGCATCCTGGAGCTGAGTATGGCAGAGCGAATCCAGTTGGTGGAAGAGATCTGGGACAGCATCGCCGCCGATGCGGACAACCTGTCCTTGACTGGTGAGCAGCGGGAAGAGTTGGATCGCCGACTTGATGCGCAAGCTGCGAATCCTGGTGTCGGCCGTCCGTGGCAAGAGGTCGTCGCTCGTCTTCTCGCCGCGGAGTGA
- a CDS encoding ABC1 kinase family protein: MRTLFLIFRLLPFALSFGVDRRRFLFWGRPVRRSAAYHLRRAERLARTIPKLGPTFVKIGQVFAARPDVVPEPYLDALSALTDRVPFVPFAEIERELIAAYGAPVDEVFQDFDRVPLAAGSLGQVYRARFGGEDVVVKVLRPGVEAVVEHDTRFVRRVLSIVERFWTHPQVRGIHVALDEFERRIADEMDFRKEAAYARSIGERFARNPRVIVPRVIDGMVHRRALVLEFVQGTRVDAIEPLVRAGTVNPEGVVSAVVEAYIQMMLVDGIFHADPHPGNLLVRDDGALVLLDFGMVIEVDPEMRRHLVHTALAAVRGDADRVVEGFFNLGIVEPDTDRETIRRLVSVILEMTQRGAELAEMQRALADEVMQLLYDWPVVLTGEMTYFGRAVALIEGLGARHVPNFNPVRYVTPMLMRHRSALLRALGPAEGESEDMAFVLGLLARDVTRVVGNAGRELIGVLASRIPGVFAALRGPARPQPAAPVPAVAPMTEYVSLPIGAE, from the coding sequence ATGCGCACGCTTTTTCTGATCTTCCGGCTGCTGCCCTTCGCGCTTTCCTTTGGCGTGGACCGGCGGCGGTTTCTGTTCTGGGGGCGCCCCGTGCGCCGGAGCGCGGCGTACCACCTTCGCCGCGCGGAGCGGCTGGCGCGCACCATTCCCAAGCTGGGCCCCACCTTCGTCAAGATCGGCCAGGTGTTCGCCGCGCGGCCGGACGTGGTGCCCGAGCCGTACCTGGACGCGCTGAGCGCGCTCACGGACCGCGTCCCCTTCGTCCCCTTCGCGGAGATCGAGCGCGAGCTGATCGCCGCGTATGGCGCGCCGGTGGACGAGGTGTTTCAGGACTTCGACCGGGTGCCGCTGGCCGCCGGTTCGCTGGGCCAGGTGTACCGCGCCCGCTTCGGCGGCGAGGACGTCGTGGTCAAGGTGCTGCGGCCGGGCGTGGAGGCCGTCGTGGAGCACGACACGCGCTTCGTGCGCCGGGTGCTGTCCATCGTCGAGCGCTTCTGGACGCATCCGCAGGTGCGCGGCATTCACGTGGCGCTGGACGAGTTCGAGCGGCGCATCGCGGACGAGATGGACTTTCGCAAGGAAGCGGCGTACGCGCGCTCCATCGGCGAGCGGTTCGCGCGCAATCCGCGCGTCATCGTGCCGCGGGTCATCGACGGAATGGTGCACCGCCGCGCGCTGGTGCTGGAGTTCGTGCAGGGGACGCGGGTGGACGCCATCGAGCCGCTGGTGCGCGCGGGAACGGTGAATCCCGAGGGCGTCGTATCCGCCGTAGTCGAGGCGTACATCCAGATGATGCTGGTGGACGGGATCTTTCACGCGGATCCGCACCCCGGCAACCTGCTGGTGCGCGACGACGGCGCGCTGGTGCTGCTGGATTTCGGGATGGTGATCGAGGTGGATCCGGAGATGCGCCGCCACCTCGTCCACACCGCGCTGGCCGCCGTGCGCGGGGACGCGGACCGGGTGGTGGAGGGCTTCTTCAACCTCGGCATCGTGGAGCCGGACACGGACCGCGAGACGATCCGCCGCCTGGTCAGCGTGATTCTGGAGATGACGCAGCGCGGCGCCGAGCTGGCGGAGATGCAGCGCGCGCTGGCGGATGAGGTGATGCAGCTGCTGTACGACTGGCCCGTGGTGCTGACGGGGGAGATGACGTACTTCGGGCGGGCGGTGGCGCTGATCGAGGGGCTGGGGGCGCGGCACGTGCCCAACTTCAACCCCGTGCGCTACGTGACGCCCATGCTGATGCGGCACCGCTCGGCGCTGCTGCGCGCCCTGGGCCCGGCGGAGGGCGAGTCGGAGGACATGGCGTTCGTCCTGGGCCTGCTGGCGCGTGACGTGACGCGCGTGGTGGGCAACGCGGGGCGGGAGCTGATCGGCGTGCTGGCGTCGCGGATTCCCGGCGTGTTTGCCGCGCTGCGCGGTCCCGCCCGTCCGCAGCCCGCCGCGCCGGTGCCCGCGGTCGCGCCGATGACGGAATACGTGAGCTTGCCAATCGGCGCGGAATAG